One Cupriavidus oxalaticus genomic region harbors:
- a CDS encoding type II toxin-antitoxin system Phd/YefM family antitoxin, which translates to MRIADHVKPISYLKSEAAQIVKDLAESGEPLIITQNGEAKLVVQDVRSYESDRQTLALLKILALGQKQIEQEKFSDIDDVFAELDELDRQEKRR; encoded by the coding sequence ATGCGTATCGCCGATCACGTCAAGCCGATCAGCTATCTCAAAAGTGAAGCCGCGCAGATCGTCAAGGATCTCGCTGAATCCGGCGAACCATTGATCATCACCCAAAACGGCGAAGCCAAGCTCGTTGTCCAGGACGTGCGCAGCTACGAATCCGATCGGCAGACACTGGCCTTGCTGAAGATTCTGGCCCTTGGGCAAAAGCAGATCGAGCAGGAAAAGTTTTCCGACATCGATGATGTGTTCGCAGAACTGGACGAACTGGATCGGCAAGAGAAGCGGCGCTGA
- a CDS encoding type II toxin-antitoxin system RelE/ParE family toxin: protein MAPRLLKAKLLDSGKAELKRVRRYVVDAFGMAVWEDSYAQIQASIARIREFPECGHIVDELSGLTADRFREVHCGKNRIIYEVRDDTIYVHLIMDQRRDLTALLQKIILQV, encoded by the coding sequence ATGGCCCCCAGATTGCTGAAGGCGAAGCTTCTCGACAGCGGTAAAGCCGAACTGAAGCGGGTGCGCCGCTATGTTGTGGACGCATTTGGCATGGCCGTCTGGGAAGACTCATATGCTCAGATCCAGGCGTCCATCGCTCGCATCCGGGAGTTTCCCGAATGCGGCCACATTGTCGATGAACTCAGCGGGCTAACCGCGGACAGGTTCCGCGAAGTGCATTGCGGAAAGAATCGAATTATCTATGAAGTCAGGGACGACACCATCTACGTGCACTTGATCATGGATCAGCGTCGCGATCTGACTGCCCTGCTCCAAAAAATCATCCTGCAGGTTTGA
- a CDS encoding sensor histidine kinase has translation MPAVGPARLKSSTPSTPSTPSAPSALLRRYRASLRAKLVSIVVAPLLVALVALLLLMTLWGDRVFQALLAYKVNSDLLVAHEYFEHMVGGVKDRVLQEARSHALVSGLGRGSAMPGILADARRTHGLDFLQLLDPNGRLLAAAPAGAAGTDYAGWRVVESAATGRADAATDAWSAAQLAAVSGDLARRAQVTLRTTANAAPTDRTMETRGMVVHAAAPVVDGAGRLVAILHGGTLLNHNLAFIDTINALVYQPESLPSGSQGTATLFLDDTRIATNVRLFHGERALGTRVSREVRDKVLLRGEKWLDLAFVVNDRYMSAYEPIADSRGQRIGMLYVGYLAKPISQAKDLALGVLVGLFILLAVAGALFSLLWARRVFTPMTQMVGTMRALKAGNDNARVGPVRSEDELGQLAGQFDQLLSDLQQRNAELRDWADSLDRKVAERTRELEDANAVLRATRQQLITSEKLALAGQLTAGVAHEINNPIAVIQGNLDVARDILGPAAEPVRHELRLIDEQVRRIYLLTNRLLQFVRPEAYAGNTERLDVSEVAAGCVDLVRHMLKDAAIRVELACAATRRVRISRSELQQVIVNLLTNAIHAMPEGGTLTLATRDWEGHGVTLHVRDTGRGIREEDLPNLFNPFFTTKKQMGTGLGLSISYALVERYGGRITVASTVGQGAEFIVWLREDGSAAQPETDGGVS, from the coding sequence ATGCCTGCAGTGGGGCCTGCGCGCTTGAAGTCCTCAACGCCCTCAACGCCCTCGACTCCCTCAGCGCCCTCAGCGCTGCTGCGCCGCTATCGCGCCTCGCTGCGCGCCAAGCTGGTGTCGATCGTGGTTGCGCCTTTGCTGGTGGCCCTGGTGGCGCTGCTGCTGTTGATGACGCTGTGGGGCGATCGCGTGTTCCAGGCGCTGCTGGCGTACAAGGTCAACAGTGACCTGCTGGTCGCCCACGAGTACTTCGAGCACATGGTCGGCGGCGTGAAGGACCGGGTCCTGCAGGAGGCCAGGTCGCATGCGCTGGTGAGCGGGCTTGGCCGCGGCAGCGCCATGCCCGGCATCCTGGCCGACGCGCGGCGTACGCACGGACTCGACTTCCTGCAGCTGCTCGATCCCAACGGGCGGTTGCTTGCCGCTGCGCCGGCTGGTGCAGCGGGTACGGACTACGCCGGCTGGCGCGTGGTGGAAAGCGCCGCGACCGGCCGCGCGGATGCCGCCACCGACGCCTGGTCCGCGGCGCAGCTGGCTGCCGTCTCGGGCGACCTTGCCAGGCGCGCGCAGGTGACGCTGCGTACCACCGCCAATGCGGCGCCGACCGACAGGACCATGGAAACCCGCGGCATGGTGGTGCATGCGGCGGCGCCCGTGGTCGACGGGGCGGGCAGGCTGGTGGCGATCCTGCATGGCGGCACGCTGCTGAACCACAACCTTGCCTTCATCGACACCATCAACGCACTGGTCTACCAGCCGGAATCCCTGCCGAGCGGCAGCCAGGGCACGGCGACCCTGTTCCTGGACGACACGCGCATCGCCACCAATGTGCGGCTGTTCCATGGCGAACGCGCGCTGGGGACGCGCGTCTCGCGCGAGGTGCGCGACAAGGTGCTGCTGCGCGGCGAAAAATGGCTGGATCTGGCCTTCGTGGTCAACGACCGCTACATGAGCGCCTACGAGCCCATCGCGGACAGCCGCGGCCAGCGCATCGGCATGCTCTACGTGGGCTACCTGGCCAAACCGATCAGCCAGGCCAAGGACCTGGCACTGGGCGTGCTGGTGGGCCTGTTCATCTTGCTGGCGGTCGCGGGAGCGCTGTTCTCGCTGCTGTGGGCCAGGCGCGTATTCACGCCGATGACGCAGATGGTCGGCACCATGCGCGCGCTCAAGGCCGGCAACGACAATGCGCGCGTCGGCCCGGTGCGCAGCGAGGACGAGCTGGGCCAGCTCGCCGGCCAGTTCGACCAGCTGCTGTCGGACCTGCAGCAGCGCAATGCCGAGCTCCGGGACTGGGCGGACTCGCTCGATCGCAAGGTCGCCGAGCGGACCCGCGAGCTCGAGGATGCGAATGCGGTGCTGCGCGCGACCCGGCAGCAGCTGATTACCTCGGAAAAGCTCGCCCTCGCCGGGCAGCTTACCGCGGGCGTGGCACATGAGATCAACAATCCGATTGCGGTGATCCAGGGCAACCTGGACGTGGCCCGCGATATTCTCGGCCCGGCCGCGGAGCCGGTCCGGCATGAATTGCGGCTGATCGATGAGCAGGTGCGACGCATCTACCTGCTGACCAACCGGCTGCTGCAGTTTGTCCGGCCAGAGGCTTACGCGGGCAATACCGAGCGCCTGGATGTGAGCGAGGTCGCGGCCGGCTGCGTGGACCTGGTGCGGCATATGCTGAAGGACGCGGCCATCCGGGTCGAACTGGCCTGCGCGGCCACACGCCGCGTGCGCATCAGCCGCAGCGAACTGCAGCAGGTCATCGTCAACCTGCTGACCAATGCCATCCACGCCATGCCGGAGGGGGGCACACTGACGCTGGCCACGCGCGACTGGGAAGGGCACGGCGTGACGCTGCATGTGCGCGACACGGGCCGCGGCATCCGCGAGGAAGACCTGCCCAATCTGTTCAATCCGTTTTTCACCACCAAGAAGCAGATGGGGACCGGCCTCGGCCTGTCCATCAGCTACGCGCTGGTGGAGCGCTATGGTGGCCGCATTACCGTGGCAAGCACGGTGGGGCAGGGGGCGGAGTTCATCGTCTGGCTGCGCGAGGACGGGTCTGCGGCGCAGCCGGAGACGGATGGCGGAGTGTCATGA
- a CDS encoding LysR family transcriptional regulator — protein MSFLRALTLRQLQIFVTVARHASFVRAAEELHLTQPAVSMQVKQLESVVGLALFERIRGQLTLTEPGDRLLHHASRILGEIKDAEEGLQAVKDVEQGSITIGLISTAKYFAPKLLAGFTALHPGIDLRIAEGNRETLLQLLQDNAIDLALMGRPPRELDAVSEPIAAHPYVLVASPRHPLRGEKRFDLQELRHETILLREPGSGTRTVAEFMFRDHLFTPAKVITLGSNETIKQAVMAGMGISLLSLHTLSLELRTGEIALLDVTGTPIERVWHVAHMASKRLSPASESCRAYLLEHAAEFLGKEYAGLLPGRRVA, from the coding sequence ATGTCCTTCCTTCGCGCCCTCACGCTTCGCCAGCTCCAGATCTTTGTCACGGTGGCCCGGCACGCCAGCTTCGTGCGCGCGGCCGAGGAGCTGCACCTGACACAGCCGGCGGTCTCGATGCAGGTCAAGCAGCTGGAATCCGTGGTGGGGCTGGCCCTGTTCGAGCGAATCCGGGGGCAACTCACGCTGACCGAGCCCGGCGACCGGCTGCTGCACCATGCCTCGCGCATCCTTGGCGAGATCAAGGATGCGGAGGAAGGCCTGCAGGCGGTCAAGGATGTCGAGCAGGGCTCGATCACGATCGGGCTGATCAGTACGGCCAAGTACTTCGCGCCCAAGCTGCTGGCGGGGTTTACGGCGCTGCATCCCGGCATCGACCTGCGCATTGCCGAGGGCAATCGCGAAACGCTGCTGCAGCTGCTGCAGGACAATGCCATCGACCTCGCATTGATGGGCCGTCCGCCGCGCGAGCTCGACGCGGTGTCGGAACCGATCGCCGCGCATCCCTACGTGCTGGTGGCCTCGCCGCGCCATCCGCTGCGCGGCGAGAAGCGTTTCGACCTGCAGGAGCTGCGCCACGAGACGATCCTGCTGCGCGAGCCGGGGTCCGGTACCCGCACCGTGGCGGAGTTCATGTTCCGCGATCACCTGTTCACGCCGGCCAAGGTGATTACGCTGGGCAGCAACGAAACCATCAAGCAGGCGGTGATGGCGGGCATGGGGATCAGCCTGCTGTCGCTGCATACGCTGTCGCTGGAACTGCGTACGGGGGAAATCGCATTGCTGGACGTGACGGGTACGCCGATCGAGCGCGTCTGGCATGTGGCGCATATGGCGAGCAAGCGGCTGTCTCCGGCCAGCGAGAGCTGCCGGGCCTATCTGCTTGAGCACGCTGCGGAGTTCCTGGGGAAGGAATATGCGGGGCTGCTGCCTGGGCGGCGCGTGGCGTGA